A single Polyangiaceae bacterium DNA region contains:
- a CDS encoding hydantoinase B/oxoprolinase family protein, whose translation MRWQFWIDRGGTFTDCLGRAPSGELSVAKVLSDDRAPLVGIRQLLGQSPDTPIPPCDVRMGTTVATNALLERRGAAMGLVITRGFADALKIGTQARPDIFALNIQRPDVLYREVCEVDARLDPQGNILAAPSAPELAGTFKSWRERGLRSIAIVVLHSYLNPSLEQQIAALAKSHGFDDVYPSHEVARELGLTARGDTTTVDAYLTPLLSDYLRSLERELPGSSLRLMQSSGALTDAAAFRGPDAILSGPAGGVVAYAKIAERHGALPAIGFDMGGTSTDVSRFMHDLPLVFSTETSGIRLRAPTLDIHTVAAGGGSICQWRDGRLQVGPESAGSDPGPLCYGKPHASELTVTDVNLTLGRLDDSRFPFPLDRQRAEAALVTLSDELEMSPLEAATGFFRVATHNMAEAIRKVSVSRGYDVREHALVVFGGAGGQHACALARELDIRRILIHPLGGVLSAYGMGLADVGCHRSREAGRSELSELTLRALEPVFQDLERSVRSELERTPNPDGLPVELRRFVDVGYQGSETFLTLEVAKLADTDDGKPGDRIGALVERFEQDHQRLFGYLREQRAVLVSQARVQGRIASGEVPVCFSDEQASPTALGSTRVWFGEPAGSSDGWVEDVPMLWREDLRGSLVGPALILDATGSIVLDPGFTLQVTSDGTLDIRRGDDQHAARIVSDADARDPVRLEIFGNQFMSIAEQMGHVLERTALSTNIRERLDFSCAVFDPQGNLVANAPHIPVHLGAMGESVSATLAAHPSMKPGSVYVTNDPAGGGSHLPDVTVVTPVFIDGGLEFFVASRGHHADIGGITPGSMPPFSRCLAEEGVVLRCLPLVREGKLLESELLEVLSSGPHPARAPRDNIADLLAQVAANNQGATLLAELCQQQGVPVVKAYMRHIQDNAAELVRARLVALGDGEYHFADQLDDGARIEVTLRIRGGELDIDFSGTAPTVESNLNAPRAVTVAAVIYVLRALVGHPIPLNAGCLRGVRISIPTHSLLDPPADAAVAGGNVETSQRVVDVLLGALGVVAASQGTMNNLTFGDASFGYYETIAGGAGAGPDFRGASGVHTHMTNTRITDPEVLEHRFPVRLHTFALRSGSGGAGANPGGDGVVREFEFLKDLDGAILSERRQVAPFGLSGGEPGARGRNLLNGKPLPAKAQLMLRAGDRLRIETPGGGGYGALPGPASPGAPASDGTPASPASGTPGAGA comes from the coding sequence ATGCGTTGGCAGTTTTGGATCGATCGCGGCGGCACCTTCACCGACTGCCTCGGCCGGGCGCCTAGCGGCGAACTCAGCGTGGCCAAGGTGCTCAGCGACGATCGCGCGCCCCTCGTCGGGATCCGCCAGCTGCTGGGGCAATCCCCCGACACGCCGATCCCACCCTGCGACGTGCGCATGGGCACGACGGTGGCGACCAACGCGCTCCTCGAACGCCGAGGCGCCGCCATGGGGCTAGTCATCACGCGCGGCTTCGCGGATGCCTTGAAAATCGGCACACAAGCCCGACCTGACATCTTCGCGCTCAACATCCAGCGCCCCGACGTGCTCTACCGCGAAGTCTGCGAAGTTGATGCGCGACTGGATCCCCAGGGTAACATTCTCGCGGCGCCTTCAGCCCCTGAGCTGGCCGGCACCTTCAAGAGCTGGCGTGAACGCGGATTGCGCAGCATCGCCATCGTGGTGCTGCACTCCTACTTGAACCCAAGCCTCGAGCAACAGATCGCGGCGCTCGCGAAGAGCCATGGCTTCGACGACGTGTACCCATCCCACGAAGTCGCGAGGGAGCTTGGCCTGACAGCTCGCGGCGACACCACCACCGTCGACGCCTATCTCACGCCGCTCTTAAGCGACTACCTCAGGAGCCTCGAGCGGGAACTACCAGGAAGCAGCCTGCGTCTCATGCAGTCGAGCGGCGCGCTCACCGACGCCGCCGCCTTTAGAGGTCCCGACGCGATCCTCTCGGGGCCCGCGGGCGGCGTCGTCGCCTACGCGAAGATCGCCGAGCGCCACGGCGCATTGCCCGCGATTGGCTTCGACATGGGCGGGACGTCCACAGACGTCTCTCGCTTCATGCACGATCTACCCCTGGTGTTCTCTACGGAAACATCAGGGATCCGCTTGCGCGCGCCAACCCTCGACATCCACACGGTTGCCGCCGGCGGTGGCTCGATTTGCCAGTGGCGCGATGGTCGCCTGCAAGTCGGACCGGAGAGCGCCGGTTCGGACCCCGGTCCACTTTGCTACGGCAAGCCCCACGCCAGCGAGCTGACCGTGACTGACGTCAATCTCACACTCGGGCGCCTCGACGACAGCCGATTCCCATTCCCCCTAGACCGTCAGCGTGCCGAGGCTGCCCTCGTGACGCTGTCTGACGAACTTGAGATGTCGCCCCTCGAGGCCGCGACGGGTTTTTTCCGTGTGGCTACGCACAACATGGCGGAGGCGATCCGCAAGGTCTCAGTCTCCCGGGGCTATGATGTCCGGGAACACGCGTTGGTGGTCTTCGGCGGCGCGGGTGGTCAGCACGCTTGCGCGTTGGCTCGTGAGCTCGACATCCGGCGCATCTTGATCCATCCGCTGGGTGGCGTACTGAGCGCGTACGGTATGGGGCTCGCCGACGTGGGCTGTCACCGGTCACGCGAAGCCGGGCGCAGCGAACTCTCGGAGCTCACACTGCGCGCGTTGGAGCCGGTGTTCCAAGACCTGGAGCGCAGCGTGAGGAGCGAACTCGAGCGCACGCCGAATCCCGACGGGCTGCCCGTAGAACTGCGACGTTTCGTCGACGTGGGCTATCAGGGCTCAGAGACGTTCCTCACCCTAGAGGTCGCCAAGCTAGCGGACACGGACGACGGCAAGCCAGGCGACCGCATCGGTGCGCTGGTAGAACGCTTCGAGCAGGACCACCAGCGGCTCTTCGGTTACCTCCGGGAACAGCGCGCGGTGCTGGTTTCCCAGGCACGCGTTCAGGGTCGTATCGCGTCAGGCGAAGTCCCGGTGTGCTTCAGCGATGAGCAAGCGTCACCGACGGCACTCGGTTCGACCCGCGTGTGGTTCGGCGAGCCAGCCGGGAGCAGCGATGGCTGGGTGGAGGACGTACCGATGCTGTGGCGAGAGGATCTGCGTGGGAGTCTCGTTGGACCCGCGCTGATCCTCGACGCGACGGGTTCCATCGTCCTGGACCCAGGCTTCACACTCCAGGTGACTAGCGACGGCACCTTGGACATCCGCCGCGGCGACGACCAGCACGCCGCGCGCATCGTTAGCGATGCCGATGCACGGGATCCGGTGCGCCTGGAGATCTTCGGGAACCAGTTCATGTCCATCGCCGAGCAGATGGGACATGTGCTGGAGCGTACCGCGCTCTCGACGAACATCCGTGAGCGCCTCGACTTCTCGTGCGCCGTCTTCGATCCCCAGGGAAACCTCGTCGCGAACGCGCCGCACATCCCCGTACACCTTGGCGCCATGGGTGAGTCCGTGAGCGCGACACTCGCCGCGCACCCATCGATGAAGCCCGGCAGCGTCTATGTCACCAATGACCCCGCCGGTGGAGGCTCCCATTTGCCGGACGTGACGGTCGTCACCCCGGTGTTCATCGATGGCGGCTTGGAGTTCTTCGTCGCCAGTCGCGGACACCACGCGGACATCGGAGGCATAACCCCGGGCTCGATGCCTCCCTTTTCGCGTTGCCTCGCGGAAGAGGGCGTGGTCTTACGCTGTCTCCCACTGGTGCGCGAAGGCAAGCTCCTCGAGTCGGAGTTGCTCGAAGTCTTGAGCAGCGGCCCCCACCCAGCGAGGGCCCCGCGGGACAACATCGCCGACTTGCTGGCTCAAGTCGCGGCGAACAACCAGGGCGCGACGCTCCTCGCAGAGCTGTGTCAGCAGCAAGGCGTCCCGGTGGTCAAGGCCTACATGCGCCATATCCAAGACAACGCTGCCGAGCTAGTCCGGGCGCGTCTCGTGGCCCTTGGAGATGGCGAGTACCATTTCGCCGATCAGCTCGACGACGGCGCGCGCATCGAGGTGACCCTGCGGATCCGAGGTGGAGAGCTTGACATCGACTTCAGCGGGACGGCGCCGACGGTCGAGAGCAATCTCAATGCGCCGAGGGCAGTCACGGTCGCGGCGGTGATCTACGTGCTGCGTGCCTTGGTGGGTCACCCCATCCCGCTGAACGCGGGCTGCCTACGTGGAGTGCGGATCAGCATCCCAACGCACAGCCTCCTCGATCCTCCAGCAGACGCGGCGGTGGCGGGGGGCAACGTCGAGACGTCTCAACGCGTCGTCGATGTGCTGCTCGGTGCACTGGGCGTCGTGGCGGCCAGCCAGGGCACGATGAACAACCTGACGTTTGGCGACGCGAGCTTTGGTTACTACGAGACCATCGCGGGAGGAGCCGGCGCTGGACCGGACTTCCGTGGGGCAAGCGGCGTGCACACCCACATGACCAACACCCGCATCACCGATCCGGAGGTCCTCGAGCATCGCTTTCCGGTGCGGCTCCACACGTTTGCACTTCGAAGCGGCTCGGGTGGAGCCGGCGCGAACCCGGGCGGAGACGGCGTCGTACGAGAGTTCGAGTTCTTGAAGGATCTCGACGGCGCGATCCTGAGCGAGCGCCGCCAGGTGGCTCCGTTTGGCCTGAGCGGAGGCGAGCCTGGGGCACGAGGGCGGAACCTGCTCAACGGCAAGCCACTCCCGGCGAAAGCTCAGCTGATGCTGCGAGCGGGAGACCGCCTCCGAATCGAGACCCCCGGCGGCGGTGGCTATGGCGCTTTGCCTGGGCCGGCATCACCTGGCGCGCCGGCATCCGACGGCACGCCTGCGTCTCCGGCGTCAGGCACGCCCGGCGCAGGCGCTTGA
- a CDS encoding acyl-CoA/acyl-ACP dehydrogenase, translating into MNTEAPKTVRAGDLHPALTALEAVYERALKRVHGLVSKDGRVSAGLLNRHQLAAHGLAYLATELEAARQVVAWAERVSASDDDTELEVSIAGAYVGELCRQLVGGVELGPCESIGLSELGLEAEDIATTLQSPKVQAIAERYASGEALCRLARLAVEKRSFGAWALGDETLEAVQTEFRRFVQSEVEPIAQDVHRKDVLIPMDLIQKMAELGVFGLTIPEEYGGQGLDKVAMCVVTEELSRGYIGAGSLGTRAEIAAELILGGGTEEQKQEWLPKLASGEVLPTAVFTEPNNGSDLAHLKSRAEKQADGNYLVSGAKTWITHATRADLMTLLVRTNPDDDGYGGLSMMLATKSRGSETNPETEGFPDEGITGTEIKVLGYRGMKEFEIGFDNFKVAGSALLGGVEGQGFKQLMATFESARIQTAARGVGVAQSALDQGLKYAQERIQFGAPIFEFPRVQRKIGRMVARIMACRQLTFFAARAKDSGKRCDLEAGMAKLLGTRAAWESADACVQIHGGNGYAEEYVASRILVDARVLSIFEGANEIQAHVIARRLLEQA; encoded by the coding sequence ATGAACACAGAAGCCCCCAAGACCGTGCGCGCTGGCGACCTCCATCCTGCCCTCACCGCCCTTGAAGCGGTGTATGAGCGCGCGCTCAAGCGCGTTCACGGCCTGGTGTCGAAGGATGGCCGCGTGTCCGCCGGACTGCTCAATCGACACCAGCTCGCAGCCCACGGACTGGCTTATTTGGCGACGGAACTCGAAGCGGCGCGCCAGGTCGTTGCCTGGGCGGAGCGCGTCAGCGCGAGCGACGACGACACAGAACTCGAAGTCTCGATCGCTGGTGCGTATGTGGGCGAACTCTGTCGCCAACTGGTCGGCGGCGTCGAGCTTGGCCCCTGCGAGTCGATTGGTCTGAGCGAGCTGGGACTCGAAGCGGAAGACATCGCGACCACCCTGCAGAGCCCCAAGGTGCAAGCCATTGCCGAGCGCTACGCCTCCGGCGAAGCGCTGTGTCGCCTCGCGCGTCTTGCCGTGGAGAAACGCAGCTTCGGCGCCTGGGCGCTGGGAGACGAGACGCTGGAGGCGGTGCAGACCGAATTCCGTCGCTTCGTGCAGAGCGAGGTCGAGCCCATCGCTCAGGACGTACACCGCAAGGACGTGCTGATCCCCATGGATTTGATCCAGAAGATGGCTGAGCTTGGCGTCTTCGGGCTGACGATCCCAGAGGAGTACGGCGGCCAGGGGCTCGACAAGGTCGCCATGTGCGTCGTCACCGAAGAGCTGAGCCGTGGCTACATTGGCGCCGGCTCCCTCGGTACACGCGCAGAGATCGCCGCCGAGCTGATCCTGGGAGGCGGCACCGAAGAGCAGAAGCAAGAGTGGCTACCGAAGCTCGCAAGCGGTGAGGTGCTCCCCACGGCGGTGTTCACCGAACCCAACAATGGCTCCGATCTCGCGCACCTGAAGTCTCGCGCTGAAAAGCAGGCGGACGGGAACTACTTGGTCAGCGGCGCGAAGACCTGGATCACCCACGCGACGCGCGCGGATCTGATGACACTCCTAGTGCGCACCAACCCCGACGACGACGGCTACGGTGGCCTCTCGATGATGCTCGCCACCAAGTCGCGTGGCAGCGAGACGAACCCAGAGACGGAAGGCTTCCCGGACGAAGGCATCACCGGAACCGAGATCAAGGTGCTCGGCTATCGCGGGATGAAGGAGTTCGAGATCGGCTTCGACAACTTCAAGGTCGCGGGCAGCGCGCTCCTCGGCGGCGTGGAAGGTCAAGGCTTCAAGCAACTGATGGCGACGTTCGAAAGCGCGCGTATCCAGACCGCAGCTCGCGGCGTAGGCGTCGCTCAGTCAGCGCTCGATCAGGGGCTCAAGTACGCGCAAGAGCGCATCCAGTTCGGCGCGCCGATCTTCGAGTTCCCCCGAGTGCAGCGCAAGATCGGTCGCATGGTCGCGCGCATCATGGCGTGCCGCCAGCTGACGTTCTTCGCGGCGCGCGCCAAGGACAGCGGCAAGCGCTGCGACTTAGAGGCGGGCATGGCGAAGCTCCTCGGCACGCGCGCCGCTTGGGAGAGCGCCGACGCTTGCGTACAAATCCACGGTGGCAATGGCTACGCGGAGGAGTACGTCGCTTCACGCATCCTGGTCGACGCGCGCGTGCTCTCTATCTTCGAAGGCGCGAACGAGATCCAGGCGCACGTCATCGCGCGTCGCTTGCTCGAGCAAGCCTGA
- the ccrA gene encoding crotonyl-CoA carboxylase/reductase translates to MPKDIYELGEIPELGHVPARMYAQLIRPERYGEPKDAFQIEQISTPEIAPNEVLVYVMAAGVNYNNVWAALGIPVDVVRARQKAGEKEDFHIGGSDASGIVWAVGSEVKNVKVGDEVVVHCGIWDPKDPHVVAGKDPMFAPSERIWGYETNWGSFAQFTKVQDHQCLPKPAHLTWEAAAAYMLVGATAYRMLHGWAGNDLKEGDAVLVWGAAGGLGCMALQICKAAGARAVGVVSSTDKFDYCKELGAVGMLNRKDFDHWGMLPHWTDDAAYNHWVQGARKFGKAFWEALGERKNPAIVFEHPGESTIPTSIFVCDTGGMVVICAGTTGYNATLDLRYHWMRQKRLQGSHFANDEQAKGLNDLVIAGKVDPCLSKVFQFAETGDCHQMMRENKHPSGNMSILVNAKKEGLKTLSES, encoded by the coding sequence ATGCCCAAGGACATCTACGAGCTCGGTGAAATCCCTGAGTTGGGCCACGTGCCCGCTCGCATGTATGCCCAACTGATCCGACCGGAGCGCTACGGCGAACCGAAGGACGCCTTCCAGATCGAACAGATTTCCACGCCGGAAATCGCGCCGAATGAGGTGCTGGTCTACGTGATGGCGGCGGGCGTGAACTACAACAACGTGTGGGCTGCCCTCGGGATCCCCGTGGATGTCGTGCGCGCGCGGCAGAAGGCGGGCGAGAAAGAGGACTTCCACATCGGCGGCTCCGACGCGAGCGGCATCGTGTGGGCGGTCGGCTCCGAAGTGAAGAACGTCAAGGTCGGCGACGAAGTCGTGGTCCACTGCGGGATCTGGGATCCCAAGGATCCCCACGTGGTCGCTGGCAAAGACCCGATGTTCGCGCCGTCGGAGCGTATCTGGGGCTACGAGACGAACTGGGGAAGCTTCGCTCAGTTCACCAAGGTTCAGGACCACCAGTGCTTGCCGAAGCCCGCGCACCTGACGTGGGAAGCCGCCGCTGCCTACATGTTGGTCGGCGCCACTGCCTACCGCATGCTGCATGGCTGGGCGGGCAACGACCTGAAAGAGGGCGACGCCGTCTTGGTGTGGGGTGCAGCGGGTGGCCTCGGCTGCATGGCGCTCCAGATCTGCAAGGCGGCGGGTGCCCGCGCGGTGGGTGTCGTCAGCTCTACTGACAAGTTCGACTACTGCAAGGAACTCGGCGCGGTCGGCATGCTGAACCGCAAAGACTTCGATCACTGGGGCATGCTCCCGCACTGGACCGACGACGCCGCCTACAACCACTGGGTCCAGGGCGCCCGGAAGTTCGGCAAGGCCTTCTGGGAGGCGCTCGGCGAGCGCAAGAACCCGGCAATCGTCTTCGAGCACCCCGGGGAGTCGACGATCCCGACGTCGATCTTCGTATGCGACACCGGCGGCATGGTCGTGATCTGCGCCGGCACCACAGGCTACAACGCGACCCTCGACCTGCGTTACCACTGGATGCGGCAGAAGCGGCTCCAGGGCTCACACTTCGCCAACGACGAGCAGGCAAAGGGCCTGAACGATTTGGTGATCGCGGGCAAGGTCGACCCCTGCCTCTCGAAGGTGTTCCAGTTCGCTGAGACGGGTGACTGCCATCAGATGATGCGCGAGAACAAGCACCCGAGCGGCAACATGAGCATCCTCGTCAACGCGAAGAAGGAGGGCCTGAAGACGCTCTCCGAGAGCTGA
- the clpA gene encoding ATP-dependent Clp protease ATP-binding subunit ClpA, with product MKVSAEVEIACSLALREAQRRRHDLMTVEHLLYALLHDEATARVVKKSGGNVEKIKTSLEQVFDEEMAKVPGAGEVSPAPSRGFHRVLQRAAIHVESSGKEELKGHNVLIAIFSELDSPATQVLEEHGVTRYDVVNYISHGVARDGEDDEEREVPTADDEDEDGGSQGKALDKFAVNLTEKAKEGEIEPLIGRDKEIRRAVQVLARRRKNNPLFVGDAGVGKTAIVEGLAAMLAEGDVPKPIQGATIWALDMGALIAGTKFRGDFENRIKSVLKELGAIKDAILFVDELHTVIGAGATSGGTLDASNLLKPALSSGKLRCIGATTFEEYRSHLERDRALARRFQKIEVLEPSLEETVQILKGLQPRYEEFHNVTYEVEAIEACGKLAQRHLHDRKLPDKAIDLMDEAGADAKLEDGDGAVVNSARIEQVVARMAQIPPRQVSSDDRSALKDLEGELRKNVYGQDRAIKEVATAIKLARAGLRPPEKPIGSYLFTGPTGVGKTEVAKTLARVMGIELVRFDMSEYMERHTVSRLIGAPPGYVGYDRGGLLTEAIAKTPHCVLLLDEIEKAHPDVFNVLLQVMDHGRLTDNNGKQSDFSNVILIMTSNVGAADLAKRKLGFGQADTRGDGDIAFKNTFSPEFRNRLDAKIGFDPLSPEVMGHIVDKFVAELEGQLGERNVTLELTKAAKEYFADKGYDRDYGARPLSRVLQDEIKSKLGDELLFGELSEGGHVIVDVKDGEVTFKFKKNPLHH from the coding sequence GTGAAAGTCAGCGCAGAAGTCGAAATTGCGTGTTCGTTGGCGCTACGCGAAGCACAGCGCAGGCGCCACGATCTGATGACCGTCGAGCACTTGCTGTACGCGCTGCTGCACGACGAGGCCACTGCTCGGGTGGTCAAGAAGAGCGGCGGCAACGTCGAGAAAATCAAGACCAGCCTGGAGCAAGTCTTCGACGAGGAGATGGCCAAGGTCCCCGGCGCCGGTGAAGTCTCCCCCGCCCCTTCTCGAGGCTTTCACCGCGTGCTCCAGCGCGCCGCTATCCACGTGGAATCAAGTGGCAAGGAAGAGCTCAAGGGGCACAACGTCCTGATCGCCATCTTCAGCGAACTCGATTCTCCTGCCACCCAGGTGCTCGAAGAGCACGGCGTGACCCGCTACGACGTGGTCAACTACATCTCCCACGGCGTCGCCCGCGACGGAGAGGATGACGAGGAACGCGAAGTCCCCACGGCGGACGACGAAGACGAAGACGGCGGCTCTCAGGGCAAGGCCCTAGACAAATTCGCCGTCAACCTCACGGAGAAGGCGAAAGAGGGCGAAATCGAGCCACTGATCGGGCGCGACAAGGAGATCCGCCGCGCGGTCCAGGTGCTCGCTCGACGGCGCAAGAACAACCCGCTGTTCGTGGGTGACGCAGGCGTCGGCAAGACCGCGATCGTGGAGGGCCTGGCTGCCATGTTGGCGGAGGGCGACGTCCCGAAGCCAATCCAGGGCGCGACCATCTGGGCGCTGGACATGGGCGCGCTGATCGCTGGCACTAAATTCCGCGGGGATTTTGAGAACCGCATCAAATCGGTACTCAAGGAGCTCGGTGCGATCAAGGACGCTATCCTATTCGTCGACGAGCTACACACGGTGATCGGCGCCGGCGCCACGAGCGGTGGCACCCTGGATGCCTCGAACTTGCTCAAGCCTGCGCTCTCGAGCGGCAAACTGCGCTGTATCGGTGCGACCACCTTCGAGGAGTACCGCTCTCACCTGGAGCGCGATCGCGCCCTCGCCCGGCGCTTTCAGAAGATCGAAGTGCTCGAACCGAGCCTCGAGGAAACCGTGCAGATCCTCAAGGGCCTGCAGCCACGCTACGAGGAGTTTCACAACGTCACCTACGAAGTGGAAGCCATCGAAGCTTGCGGCAAGCTCGCCCAGCGCCACCTGCACGACCGCAAGTTGCCCGACAAAGCCATCGACCTGATGGACGAGGCCGGCGCGGACGCGAAGCTCGAGGACGGCGATGGCGCAGTCGTGAACAGCGCGCGCATCGAACAGGTGGTGGCGCGCATGGCGCAGATCCCGCCGCGCCAGGTATCTTCTGACGATCGCAGCGCGCTGAAGGATCTCGAAGGTGAGCTGCGCAAGAACGTCTACGGACAGGACCGCGCCATCAAGGAGGTCGCAACAGCGATCAAGCTCGCGCGCGCAGGGCTCCGCCCTCCGGAGAAACCCATCGGCTCTTACCTCTTCACCGGGCCCACCGGCGTCGGCAAGACCGAGGTCGCAAAGACGCTTGCGCGGGTGATGGGTATCGAGCTCGTGCGCTTCGACATGAGCGAGTACATGGAGCGCCACACCGTGAGCCGCCTGATCGGCGCGCCCCCGGGCTATGTCGGCTACGATCGTGGTGGTCTCCTCACGGAAGCGATCGCGAAGACGCCCCACTGCGTGCTCTTGCTCGACGAAATCGAGAAGGCGCATCCAGACGTGTTCAACGTCCTCTTGCAGGTCATGGATCACGGCCGGCTCACCGACAACAACGGCAAGCAGTCCGACTTCAGCAACGTGATCCTGATCATGACGAGCAACGTCGGCGCGGCCGACCTCGCCAAGCGCAAGCTCGGCTTCGGTCAGGCGGACACCCGCGGCGACGGCGACATCGCGTTCAAAAACACGTTCAGCCCGGAGTTCCGCAACCGTCTCGACGCGAAAATTGGCTTCGACCCCCTGAGCCCCGAGGTGATGGGGCACATCGTCGACAAGTTCGTCGCAGAACTCGAAGGACAGCTTGGCGAGCGCAACGTCACCCTCGAGCTCACCAAGGCGGCCAAGGAGTACTTCGCCGACAAGGGCTATGATCGCGACTACGGTGCGCGCCCCCTGTCGCGCGTGCTGCAGGACGAGATCAAGAGCAAGCTGGGCGACGAGCTGCTCTTCGGCGAGCTCTCCGAGGGCGGCCACGTGATCGTGGACGTCAAGGACGGCGAGGTCACCTTCAAGTTCAAGAAGAACCCGCTCCACCACTGA
- the clpS gene encoding ATP-dependent Clp protease adapter ClpS, producing the protein MATRKQNQEDGGLELVEKPKTKRPRRYHVVFHNDDYTTMEFVVHVLMKFFHQSETEATQVMLQIHHKGYGIVGVFTRDVAETKVKQVMDYARENGHPLRCTAEPEGFGKEDDA; encoded by the coding sequence ATGGCCACACGGAAGCAAAACCAAGAAGACGGCGGCCTCGAGCTCGTCGAGAAACCCAAGACCAAGCGCCCTCGGCGCTACCACGTGGTCTTTCACAACGACGACTACACCACGATGGAATTCGTGGTTCACGTCCTGATGAAGTTCTTTCACCAAAGCGAGACCGAAGCGACCCAAGTCATGCTGCAGATCCACCACAAGGGATACGGGATTGTTGGGGTGTTCACCCGCGACGTCGCTGAAACCAAAGTCAAACAGGTGATGGATTACGCCAGGGAAAATGGGCACCCGCTCCGGTGCACTGCCGAGCCGGAAGGCTTCGGGAAGGAAGACGACGCGTGA
- a CDS encoding DUF2083 domain-containing protein encodes MSASGPTNASAPVLNSAVGRRLRELRLEQGHSQAEFARRLGISPAYLNLIEKGKRTVQLPLLWKALGLLHVEPEPFIGSLGAQRVEDGLAQLLDEPLLRSLNLDADELASLSAEPRAVTTITTLFNLYKNTRSQLDNLLYQLSQQEADKKARSVNHAETESGSLRFDYSPLDEVIDFLEANDNFFAEVEEAAARVRAEAELPRRVNSEQLGRALSRYDIVVQELTQNAGSVVRRYDPGLGRLEIGAELSESRKKFDLGHVLGLRLLDDLGLYRAAMSNYTAKHQETLKLLKVHLANYFAGALLMPYSDFFAETQAQRYDVERLARSFEVSYEAAAHRITNLGDPARRGVPMHFLRVDIGGNISKRYSATGLRFPGALGSCPKWVVHTAFLTPSVISKQFSVMPDGTSYFCFAKVTAVAVQGSLARGTVYSIGLGTHAEDAHHLAYADEHPRWARERAHKIGIPVGITCRFCERPDCNQRAAPSYKFAFNPNELVKKDNFFSPVLDSDSELKAEAAASSRKLPLVDEG; translated from the coding sequence ATGAGCGCCTCCGGTCCCACGAACGCGAGCGCCCCGGTGCTGAACTCAGCAGTGGGCCGGCGACTGCGCGAGCTGCGGCTCGAGCAAGGCCACTCACAGGCGGAGTTTGCCCGTCGTCTGGGCATCAGCCCCGCGTATTTGAACCTGATCGAGAAGGGGAAGCGCACGGTTCAACTGCCGCTCTTGTGGAAGGCACTGGGGCTGCTTCACGTCGAGCCCGAGCCCTTCATCGGCAGCCTGGGCGCGCAGCGTGTGGAGGATGGGCTGGCCCAGCTGCTCGACGAACCGCTGTTACGCAGCCTAAACCTCGACGCGGATGAGTTGGCCTCGCTCTCTGCAGAGCCCCGCGCGGTCACCACCATCACCACGCTCTTCAACCTGTACAAGAACACGCGCTCACAGCTCGACAACTTGCTCTACCAGCTGAGTCAACAGGAAGCCGACAAGAAGGCGCGCAGCGTGAACCATGCGGAAACGGAAAGCGGTTCGCTGCGCTTCGACTACTCGCCCCTCGACGAGGTGATCGACTTCCTGGAAGCAAACGACAACTTCTTCGCCGAGGTCGAAGAGGCGGCGGCGCGTGTACGCGCTGAGGCGGAGCTGCCTCGCCGGGTGAACAGCGAGCAACTCGGTCGCGCGCTATCGCGCTACGACATCGTCGTTCAAGAGCTGACTCAGAACGCTGGATCCGTCGTGCGCCGCTACGACCCCGGGTTGGGGCGTCTGGAGATTGGCGCCGAGCTCTCGGAGAGTCGCAAGAAGTTCGATCTGGGGCACGTACTTGGACTGCGCTTGCTCGACGATCTGGGGCTGTATCGCGCCGCGATGTCGAACTACACGGCGAAGCACCAAGAGACGTTGAAGCTCTTGAAGGTGCACCTGGCGAACTACTTCGCAGGCGCGCTGCTCATGCCCTACAGCGACTTCTTCGCGGAGACTCAGGCGCAACGCTATGACGTGGAGCGTCTCGCCAGGAGCTTCGAGGTCAGCTACGAGGCGGCCGCGCATCGCATCACGAACCTCGGCGATCCCGCGCGACGCGGAGTGCCGATGCACTTTTTGCGTGTGGATATCGGAGGCAATATTTCGAAGCGCTATTCCGCCACTGGGTTGCGCTTCCCTGGTGCCCTTGGCTCTTGCCCGAAGTGGGTGGTGCACACGGCCTTCCTCACCCCTAGCGTGATCAGCAAGCAGTTCAGCGTAATGCCCGATGGGACGAGCTACTTCTGCTTCGCAAAGGTGACTGCGGTAGCCGTACAGGGCTCTCTGGCCCGAGGTACCGTCTACTCGATCGGTCTCGGCACTCACGCTGAGGACGCGCATCACCTGGCCTACGCCGACGAGCACCCGCGCTGGGCGCGAGAGCGCGCTCACAAGATCGGCATCCCCGTCGGCATCACCTGCCGCTTCTGCGAGCGGCCGGACTGCAACCAACGCGCAGCTCCGAGCTACAAGTTCGCCTTCAACCCGAACGAGCTGGTCAAGAAGGACAACTTCTTCTCACCCGTCCTCGATAGTGACTCGGAGCTAAAAGCAGAAGCGGCAGCTTCCTCGAGGAAACTGCCGCTGGTAGACGAAGGTTGA